GGCCTGACCGCGCCGTTCTCGCGTCGCGGGCCGATCACACGGCGGCGCGGCGCTGGCGCTCGGCCAGGATCACGACGGCGCCGAGCAGGAGCCCTGCGCCGAGGGCGCCGAACCCTCCCAGCCGGTCACCGAAGACGGCCACGCCCAGGAGCGTGGCCGTCAAAGGTTCGACGAGCGTCAGGATGCCAGAGACGGCGACGGGTGTCGTGCGGAGCCCGATGACGTAGAGCATGTAGGCGAGGGCCGTCGGCACCACGCCGAGGTAGGCGAGCAGCAGCCAAGTCCTCGGGCTCGCCACGATCCGCTCGGCCACGAGGGCAGGGGCAAGCGACAGGGCGGCTACCCCGAACGTCAGGGCGGCGATCGCCAGCGGGGGCACGCGCCCCACCACGTCCTTGACGAGGACGGCGTACAGGGCGTAGGAGACGCCGGCGCCGAGAGCCAGGAAGACGCCCGCGACGAACCCGGGCGGCAGAGCGCCGAGTCCGTGGGGGCCGATGGTGAGGAGCGCGGCGCCGGTGACGCCGGCCGCGAGGGCCGCCCAGGTGACGGGCGTCACGTGCTCCCCCAGGATCATGGCGGCGAGCATGATCATCATGAGAGGGGCGCTGCAGATGGCGATGAGCGCTCCCACCGCGACCGACGTCTTCGCCACGCCCCAGAAGTAGCAGACCTGATAGCTGCCCATCGCGAGCCCCGCCACCAGGAGCCGCCAGCGGTCGCCCGTCTCGCCGACCCGGATCGATCCACTCGACGCGCGGGCGGCCAGGAAGAGGCACGGCGCGGCGATGGCGACGCGGAAGAAGCCGACGAGCAGCGGGGACATGGGCGAGTCGCGAGCGACGAGCTTCATCGTCGCGCCCGTCGTCCCCCACGTCACGGCGGCGAGGGCGATGAGCGCGAAGCCGCCGATCCCGCGCAGGGCGGAGTCCTCCCCCCGCATCGACCGCCTTGCGCGAGTCGTGTTGAGGCCTGCGAACAAGATCTCAGGCCGACCCGCGGGGGCGCGGGCGCGGCCCGGGATAGCCGTCGAAGGTCAGCCGGTCGCCGTCCCCGTGGAAGCCGAGGTCGCCCAGGAGCGCGAGCCAGGGACAGGCCAGGATGGGCGTGTCGTGCCAGGTCTCCACCGTGAGCCGCCGCCCGCGCCGCTCGGCGATGAGCGCCGCGAGGGCCTCGGCTCGCGTCTCGGTCGCGAGGTCCGGCGCCGCCCAGAGGTGCGTCCCCTCGAGACCGAGCAGCGGCCGCCCGGCGCGGAGGACGACGAGATGGGCCGGATGCCGGATGAGTCGCGGCTCGGGAAAGGCACTCCCGAAGCCGAGCGCCGGGTCCACCGCGGACAGGACGAGCCAGGCGGTGCCCGGCCGCTGGCGGACCTCGCGGAGGTGCTCCACCGCGTGGGGCATCGCGTACTGCTCGCCCGACCCGGGCTGGACGAAGAGGCCGCGCCGGACCGTCCCCGCGAATTCCCGCCGCCGGTACACCGGGGCCAGCTCGCGCCAGGGCGGAGCACCATCTTCCGCGTGGGCCAGCTCCCGGAAGACGATCCCGTAGCGCGCCAGGAGCAGCTCTGCCCAGGCCTGGGCCCGCGTCTCGGGGTCGACGTCGCCGGGCGGCAGGAGGGACCACCGGCCGGGAAGCGTGCGGAGACGCACGCGCAGGCGCAGTGCCGAGCGGGTGCTGGGGCTCTCCGACCGGGCGTGCCGCAATCCCTGGCGTCCCTCCAGCGAGCCGAGGAGTCGCACCGCGTGGAAGCCGTCGCTGGTGACGAGCCCGGCCCGCGCCAGCTCCCACAGCGCGGCCAGGACGTCGGGGGGCTCGAGCCGGAGCAGACGGGCGAGCTCGTCCACGAACAGGGCGCCCCGGCTCTCGAGCGCCCCCAGCGCCGCCCGGGCCGAGCCCCCCAGACCTTCCGGGCTCGTGAGCGTCTCGCCGGCCGCCCGCAGCCAGCCGAGGTCGGCGCGGCTCAGGAACGCCACCGGCGGCGGGCCCCCGGGCCGGACGCCGGCGGGCTCGCGCGGCTCGGCCGCGGGGCCGACTCGCCCCCACATGAACGTACCGGAGAGCGTGAGCTGGTCCAGGAGCTCCGGGCGATAATCGGCGACGCGGAGCGCGAGGATGTCGCGCTCCCAGGCGACCGCCGGACGCTCGAGTCCCTGGAGCTGGGCGAGCACCTCGCGGACCCCGGCGACGCCGTGCAGGCGGGCGTCCGACCCCACGCGCTGCCAGCGGCAGAGGAAGTCGGTGAACTCGGCGGGACCGACCGGCTCGATCTCGGCCCGGAGGCGCGTGAGCGTCCGCCGGTGGATCCGCTCGAGCACGGTCCGCTCGCACCACTGCTCGGCGGTTCCCCTTGGATCGTACCGGCCCCGGAAGACCACGCCCTCCGCCTCGAGGCTCGCCAGGGCCTGCGCCACGGCCGACTCCGGAAGGGCGAGGGCGAGGGCCAGATCGTGGAGCCCCACGGGTCCCGCGTGGCGGAGCCGCCGCCGGCAGAGCTCGCGGCGCGCGGCCTCCTCGTCCCAGGCGGTTCCCGCCAGGGCCGGCGGAACGGTCGCCGGAGACTCCTCCGCGAGCGCGGGGTAGGCGGCGCGGCAGAGCGGCAGGGTCTCGACCGCCATCCAGACCGGCGGACCGCTACCGCGCGAGGCCCGAACGGCTCGGCCCTCGGCCAGGAGCCGCGCCAGGAACGGCGCGGGGTTTCCTTCGGCGATGCGGAACCCCAGCTCGGCTTCCGTCTGCGGGCCGGCATCCTTCAGCGCCTCGACGAGCTCGTCGGCGTCGCGGGCCTGGCTCTCGGGCGCGCGGCCGCCCACCTCCTCGGCCACGCGCGCGATCGCCTCGGGGTCGAGGACCCCCGCCAGCTGATCGCCGGTGGCGACGTCCTGGAGGAGGCCGCGGTGGGTTTGCACCGTGCGGCTTCGTCGCTCCTCGCGCGGGGCGTCGTCGAGGAAGGCGTAGTCCCAGGCGGCGAGGATCTTGTGGGCGAAGGGCGAGGGGACCGGGACCTCGCGGGCGGCCGTCCGGATCGTGCCGAGCCGGATGCCTTCGAGCACGGCCTCGAGCCGCCGCACGTCGAGGGCGTCTTCCAGGCACTCGCGCAGGGCCTCTTGCACCAGGGGGTGGTCCGGAACCGCCAAGTCGAGGTCCTGCGCGCGGTTGTCGAGGCACATCTGCTGCTCGGGGAAGCACGCGGCGAGGAGGTCGGTCGCCCGGAGACGCTGGAGGTAGGCGGGGACGCGGCGGCCGCCGGCATGACGGAGGAGCACGAGGGCGCGGATGGCGGCCTGGCGGAAGCGCGCCTCGAACAGGGGTGCCGCCAGGACCGCCTGGACGAGTGTCTCCCGCACCGTGGCGGGCGAGAGGTACGACCAGATCGTCTCGAGCGGGAACGCGTGACGCGGCCCGAAGGAGAGCAGGATCGCGTCATCCGTCGCGGCCGATTGGATCTCGAAGTTGAAGGACCGGCAGACCCGCTTGGCGAGCGCGAGCCCCCAGGCTCGATTGACGCGCATACCGTAGGGCGCGTGCAGGACGACCTGTGTCCCACCGAGGCTGTCGAAGAACCGCTCGGCGAGCAGCTCGACGTCCGTGGGCACGACCCCGACCGCCGCCTGCTGGCGCGCCACGAACTCGACGGCCTGGCGGGCCGCGTCGGGCTCGAGCGCGGACTGCTCGACGAGCCACCGGACGGTTCCCTCGGCCTCATCGCGGCGCGCGGCGAGGTCGGCGCGGAGCCGGGCCACTTCGACGGAGAGCTCGGCCGTGCGGCCCGGGGCCTCGCCGTGCCAGAAGGGGATCGTCGGCGGCAGCCCCGCGGCCGATTCGACGACCATCCGGCCACGCTGGACGCGCACGATTCGCCAGGGGGCGTTCCCCAGCGTGAAGATGTCGCCCTTCATCGACTCCTGGGCGAAGTCCTCGTTGACCTGCCCGAGCACGATGCCCTCGGGCTCGAGGATCACGTCGTAATCGGTGGTGTCCGGGATCGTGCCCCCCGAGGTGACCACCGCCAGCCGGGCGCCGCGCCGCCCGCGGACGCGGCCCCGGACCCGGTCCCAGTAAAGACGCGGCCCCGCGCCCTTCGGCTCGGTCGGGAGCCGCTCGGCCGCCATGTGCAGGACCCGCTCGAAGTCGGCTCGCGAGAGGTCGCGGTAGGGCATGGCCGTTCGAACCAGGTCGAAGAGCCGGTCGGCCTCCCACTCCGTGTCGGCCGTGATGGCCACCAGCTGCTGGGCCAGGACGTCGAGCGGCGCCCGGGGCACCTCGATCCGATCGAGCCGGCCGGTGCGGATGGCTCGCACGAGGGCGCCGAGCTCGAGGAGATCGTCGCGGGTCAGCGCGAAGAGCCGCCCCTTCGGCGTGGCGCCGAGCCAGTGCCCGGAGCGGCCGACCCGCTGGATGGCGGTCGCGACGACGCGGGGCGACTCGATCTGGCAGACGCACTCGATGGCGCCCACGTCGATCCCGAGCTCCAGCGAGCCGGTCGCGACGATGGCGCGGACCTCGCCCGCCTTGAGGCGAGCCTCGGCCTGCTGGCGCTGGCGCCGCGACAGCGAGCCGTGGTGAGCCGCGACCACGTCGGGTCCCAAGCGCTCGGTGAGGCGGACGGCGAGGCGCTCGGCCAGCCGCCGGCTGTTGGCGAAGACCAGCGTCGTCCGGTGCTCCCGGATCAAGGCGGCCAGCCGCTCGTAGGTGGCGTCCCAGACGGCGTTGGTCGCGACCGCGCCGAGATCGGAGGTCGGCGCCACCACGGCGAGGTCGAGCGGGCGGCGCCGCCCGACCTCCACGACGCGGCAGGGCCGGGGCGGTCCGCCGGGCGTCTGGCATCCGGTCAGGAGGGCGGCGACCTCGTCCAGCGGCTCGACGGTGGCCGACAGCCCGATGCGCACGGGGGGCTGCCCGGCCAGCGCCTGGAGGCGCTCGAGGGTCACCGCCAGGTGGACACCGCGCTTCTGGCCGGCCACCGCGTGGATCTCGTCGACGATGAGGTAACGGACCGCTCGCAGCGCCGCCCGCATCCGCTCGGCGGCGAGCAGGATGAAGAGCGACTCCGGCGTGGTGATCAGGATGTGGGGCGGCCGGCGGCCCATGGCCGCGCGCTCCGGCGCCGGCGTGTCCCCGGTTCGCACCGCCGCCCGCAGCTCGGGGAGGTCGAGCCCGAGATCGCCCGCGGCCTCCCGGATGCCGGCCAGCGGCTCGGCCAGATTCCGGTGGATGTCGTTGTTGAGCGCCTTGAGCGGGGAGACGTAGAGCACGTGGATCTGGTCGGTCAGGGTCCCGGCCGCGGACTCCTGGACCAGCGTGTCCAGCGTCCAGAGGAAGGCCGCCAGCGTCTTCCCGGAGCCGGTTGGCGCCGTGATGAGGGTGTGCTGGCCTGCCGCGATGGCCGGCCAGCCCAGGCGCTGGGGCTCGGTCGGGCCCGCGAAGCGGCGGCTGAACCAGGCACGGACGGCCGGGTGGAAGCGACTCAGAACGGGATCCATCGGTGACAGGCGTCATTGTAACGCGCGCGGGAGGGCGTCTCAACGACTCGCCAGGTCTCGCGGCCTTGACCCCGGCCATCCCGAAGGCTACCCTTGGCGCGCCGTCTGGCAGGGTTCGAGAGAACGGCGAAGGGCCGTGTGTTCTCCCGTCCCGGACAAGGAGGCTACACGTGGCAACGCCCGCCGTCGCGACCGGTTCCGCCCGGGAGGGGAAGGTCTTCGGCTACATGCCGGAGGACGCCCCGCCGCTCGGCGCGATGCTCAGTCTCGGGTTCCAGCAGGTCCTCACGATGTTTCCCGCCACCGTCCTGGTGGCGATCCTCACCAAGTTCGACGTTGGGGTGACCATCCTGACCAGCGGCCTGGGGACGGTCATCGCGCTGCTCGTCTCCCGGCGCCAGATCCCGATGTACTACGGATCGAGCTTCAGCTACATCACCGTCGTCGTGACCACGATGACCCTGTACGCCAAGGACTGCTTCTCGAGCCCGGCGGCGGTCTACTGTCCCGAGGGCGTGCGGCTGGTCCAGGTCGGCATTCTGGGCACCGCGCTCGTCGAGATCCTGGTCGGGCTCCTCATCATCCGGATCGGCAAGGAAGGGCTGGACAAGGTCCTGCCTCCCGTCATCACCGGCAGCGTCGCCATCGTGATCGGGATCGCGCTGGCCGGGGCGGCGCTGGGCATGGCCAGCGCCAACTGGCTGATCGCGTTCGTCACCCTCATCGCCACCGTCTGCTTCTCGGTGTACCTGCAGAACGCGGGCGTGCTGGGCATGCTCCCCATGCTCTTCGGCGCCATCCTCGGATACCTCCTGTCCATTCCGCTCGGCCTGGTGAAGTTCGGGCTGGTCGCCGACGCTGCCTGGCTGAGGTTCCCCAGCGTGACGCTCCCGGCCTTCGGTGATCCGCGGGCCTGGGCCGCCCTGGTGAGCATCGCGCTGATCGCCATCGCCACCATCCCCGAGAGCACCGCGCACCTCTACCAGATGAGCCTCTACATCGACCAGCTCGCGAAGGAGCTGGGCCGAAAGCCCCTGACCATCAAGCGCCTGATCGGCCTGAACCTGGTCGCCGACGGGGCCGACGACGTGGTGGCCGGGCTGTTCGGCGGCTGCGCCGGTACGAACTACGGCGAGAACAACAGTCTCATGGCCATCACCCGCTGCTACTCGGTGCCGGTTCTGATGACGGCCGGAGCGATCGCCATCGTGCTGGGATTCGTCGGCAAGCTCGCCGCGCTGGTGAACACGATCCCGGTGGCCGTCACCGGCGGGCTGTCGATCTACCTCTTCGGGGTCATCGGGATGCAAGGCGTGGCGCTCATCCAGTCCGAGCGGGTCAACCTGTTCGAGCCGCGCCACCTGGCCGTCGGGGCCATCATCCTGGTCTGCGGCATCGGCGGCAACCTCGCCCTGAAGGACGGCCTGTTCCCGTTCGCCATCCCGGTGGTCTTCCCGAACGGCATCCCGGCCATCGTCTTCTCCGCCATCGCCGGCATCCTGCTGAACCTGCTCTTCCTCGCGGTGAAGCCCGAGCGGTTCGGGATCGCCGAGCGCGAGCGGCTCGGCTAGGCGACCGAGGATCTGGTGCCGGCCCCCCTGCGCGAGGAGCTGATCCGCCAGGACGTCGCCGACCTCCGCCGGCTCGGCTACGCCCAGCAGCTCTTCCGCGAGATGGGGGGCTTCTCCAACTTCGCGATCTCCTTCTCGATCATCTCCATCCTCACCGGAGCGGTCCTCCTGTTCGGCTACGGGCTCAAGTTCTCGGGGCCGATCGTGAACTCCGTCGGCTGGCCGCTGGTCAGCGCCTTCACCCTCTGCGTCGCCGCCTCCATGGCTGAGCTGGCCTCGGCGTATCCGACGGCCGGGGGACTCTACTTCTGGGCGTTCCGCCTCGGCGGGCGGACCTGGGCCTGGGTCACCGCGTGGCTCAACATGGTCGGGCAGGTCACCATCACGGCCGGCATCAACGTGGCGGCCGCGATCTACCTGATCGGCGCGGCCAGCCGCATCCTCGGCCTCCCGGCGAGCGCGCCGGTGCCGCTGTTCGGGTCGCCGACGAACTGGTACTTCCAGGTGTTCGTCATGGTGCTGATCATGGTCCCCCAGGTCCTGATCAACGTCTTCGGGATCCGGCTCGCGGCCCGACTCAGCGACGTCAGCGTGTGGTGGCACGTCGGCGGGGTCCTCGTGATGGCGGGGCTGCTGATCGTCTTCGGCCACCACCACGCCAGCCCGGGCTTCCTGCTCCAGGCGGTCACCACGGTCAACCCGCTGGAAGCCTCGTCGGCGGATCTGGGCCGCGGGGTGCCGGAGCCGGCGCTCGTCGTCGGCGACTTCAAGGTGCCATCGCCCCTGTTCGCGATGATCCCGGGGCTGGCCGACCTCTACCGGGCGGCCCCGTTCGGCCTGGTCTTCGTGCTGGCGCTGCTGCAGGCGCAGTGGACCTACACGGGGTACGACGCCTCGGCCCACGTCGCCGAGGAGACCATCATGGCCCGACGCAACTCCGCCTGGGGTGTGTTCCTGTCGGTGGCCGTGTCGGCCGTCGTGGGGTACGTGATGCTCCTGAT
The sequence above is drawn from the Candidatus Methylomirabilota bacterium genome and encodes:
- a CDS encoding EamA family transporter, giving the protein MRGEDSALRGIGGFALIALAAVTWGTTGATMKLVARDSPMSPLLVGFFRVAIAAPCLFLAARASSGSIRVGETGDRWRLLVAGLAMGSYQVCYFWGVAKTSVAVGALIAICSAPLMMIMLAAMILGEHVTPVTWAALAAGVTGAALLTIGPHGLGALPPGFVAGVFLALGAGVSYALYAVLVKDVVGRVPPLAIAALTFGVAALSLAPALVAERIVASPRTWLLLAYLGVVPTALAYMLYVIGLRTTPVAVSGILTLVEPLTATLLGVAVFGDRLGGFGALGAGLLLGAVVILAERQRRAAV
- a CDS encoding DEAD/DEAH box helicase translates to MDPVLSRFHPAVRAWFSRRFAGPTEPQRLGWPAIAAGQHTLITAPTGSGKTLAAFLWTLDTLVQESAAGTLTDQIHVLYVSPLKALNNDIHRNLAEPLAGIREAAGDLGLDLPELRAAVRTGDTPAPERAAMGRRPPHILITTPESLFILLAAERMRAALRAVRYLIVDEIHAVAGQKRGVHLAVTLERLQALAGQPPVRIGLSATVEPLDEVAALLTGCQTPGGPPRPCRVVEVGRRRPLDLAVVAPTSDLGAVATNAVWDATYERLAALIREHRTTLVFANSRRLAERLAVRLTERLGPDVVAAHHGSLSRRQRQQAEARLKAGEVRAIVATGSLELGIDVGAIECVCQIESPRVVATAIQRVGRSGHWLGATPKGRLFALTRDDLLELGALVRAIRTGRLDRIEVPRAPLDVLAQQLVAITADTEWEADRLFDLVRTAMPYRDLSRADFERVLHMAAERLPTEPKGAGPRLYWDRVRGRVRGRRGARLAVVTSGGTIPDTTDYDVILEPEGIVLGQVNEDFAQESMKGDIFTLGNAPWRIVRVQRGRMVVESAAGLPPTIPFWHGEAPGRTAELSVEVARLRADLAARRDEAEGTVRWLVEQSALEPDAARQAVEFVARQQAAVGVVPTDVELLAERFFDSLGGTQVVLHAPYGMRVNRAWGLALAKRVCRSFNFEIQSAATDDAILLSFGPRHAFPLETIWSYLSPATVRETLVQAVLAAPLFEARFRQAAIRALVLLRHAGGRRVPAYLQRLRATDLLAACFPEQQMCLDNRAQDLDLAVPDHPLVQEALRECLEDALDVRRLEAVLEGIRLGTIRTAAREVPVPSPFAHKILAAWDYAFLDDAPREERRSRTVQTHRGLLQDVATGDQLAGVLDPEAIARVAEEVGGRAPESQARDADELVEALKDAGPQTEAELGFRIAEGNPAPFLARLLAEGRAVRASRGSGPPVWMAVETLPLCRAAYPALAEESPATVPPALAGTAWDEEAARRELCRRRLRHAGPVGLHDLALALALPESAVAQALASLEAEGVVFRGRYDPRGTAEQWCERTVLERIHRRTLTRLRAEIEPVGPAEFTDFLCRWQRVGSDARLHGVAGVREVLAQLQGLERPAVAWERDILALRVADYRPELLDQLTLSGTFMWGRVGPAAEPREPAGVRPGGPPPVAFLSRADLGWLRAAGETLTSPEGLGGSARAALGALESRGALFVDELARLLRLEPPDVLAALWELARAGLVTSDGFHAVRLLGSLEGRQGLRHARSESPSTRSALRLRVRLRTLPGRWSLLPPGDVDPETRAQAWAELLLARYGIVFRELAHAEDGAPPWRELAPVYRRREFAGTVRRGLFVQPGSGEQYAMPHAVEHLREVRQRPGTAWLVLSAVDPALGFGSAFPEPRLIRHPAHLVVLRAGRPLLGLEGTHLWAAPDLATETRAEALAALIAERRGRRLTVETWHDTPILACPWLALLGDLGFHGDGDRLTFDGYPGPRPRPRGSA
- a CDS encoding solute carrier family 23 protein; translated protein: MATPAVATGSAREGKVFGYMPEDAPPLGAMLSLGFQQVLTMFPATVLVAILTKFDVGVTILTSGLGTVIALLVSRRQIPMYYGSSFSYITVVVTTMTLYAKDCFSSPAAVYCPEGVRLVQVGILGTALVEILVGLLIIRIGKEGLDKVLPPVITGSVAIVIGIALAGAALGMASANWLIAFVTLIATVCFSVYLQNAGVLGMLPMLFGAILGYLLSIPLGLVKFGLVADAAWLRFPSVTLPAFGDPRAWAALVSIALIAIATIPESTAHLYQMSLYIDQLAKELGRKPLTIKRLIGLNLVADGADDVVAGLFGGCAGTNYGENNSLMAITRCYSVPVLMTAGAIAIVLGFVGKLAALVNTIPVAVTGGLSIYLFGVIGMQGVALIQSERVNLFEPRHLAVGAIILVCGIGGNLALKDGLFPFAIPVVFPNGIPAIVFSAIAGILLNLLFLAVKPERFGIAERERLG
- a CDS encoding amino acid permease; translated protein: MPAPLREELIRQDVADLRRLGYAQQLFREMGGFSNFAISFSIISILTGAVLLFGYGLKFSGPIVNSVGWPLVSAFTLCVAASMAELASAYPTAGGLYFWAFRLGGRTWAWVTAWLNMVGQVTITAGINVAAAIYLIGAASRILGLPASAPVPLFGSPTNWYFQVFVMVLIMVPQVLINVFGIRLAARLSDVSVWWHVGGVLVMAGLLIVFGHHHASPGFLLQAVTTVNPLEASSADLGRGVPEPALVVGDFKVPSPLFAMIPGLADLYRAAPFGLVFVLALLQAQWTYTGYDASAHVAEETIMARRNSAWGVFLSVAVSAVVGYVMLLILTWSIPRGDIATTANDAYPVLYIAYQNLPGALADLLAIIIGGAMWLCGLASITSMARMWYAFARDDGMPGSAWLKRVSPRHRTPVWAIVVTSGLSVLICLYAAAYFVVTSISTITLYLAYVIPIFLNLRNKRRRAGEFTTPATAPWSLGRWGPAVNAVAIGWVVLIAVVFSLPPNELVLWTMLLLAAGLALYWRRARRTFAGPTPAAAVEARRLDPALGPP